One stretch of Streptomyces sp. 135 DNA includes these proteins:
- a CDS encoding NB-ARC domain-containing protein: MAIEVAAIAASGATSTLVGLAVTEAWTRTRALVTRLFSRRQDDATAGDQQLQSAVEELAAAFQSEDPHSLGDAADRLRRRLRHSLREESPVAGELVSLLRDLDPEGEREGAGAAAPFVTASTGISYDVPAAPRPGGPPSQVPVLRTRFVNRTAEITDLDGSSAGATAVASHVDVRVLAGPPGVGKSALARHWAHTMREHFPDGRLYVDFAALRDRAGAGGDVTDAVGHCLRSLGVDDSLLPPSLAERTALFRSRTADLRVLLVLDDVTSPAQVRALVPQGPGSTVLATSTARLGELALDGARPLPLEPFTREAALLLLADRCGEDRIAAEPEAACRVADLCSGLPVALQVAAARLVNERRLTLASLAAELADDKRRLSALSVGGESPVTAVLDASYRQLSPELAHGYRLLGWVPGHCFDAATAAAALGSDVAAAQLLLDVLEDMSLLETAEDRRYRFHGLVRVHARERAAAEEPADAEGAVVRRVLTHYLALTAFADRSVRADRTRAADLRPLLAGRADPFAAHAGPRPLDWLAAERANIMAVLRAAGAHRLYTPGWQLAECFTVLFLHHRHLGDWKESLELGAGYARSAVAPAAEARLRSLLSRPLMDLGEHERAERELTAALACAEVSGDLVLLASALEFSGRYWDRFDPARAIAAYRRSMELNLRAGEARGAAIAAFFLGRAEDASGDFTHALATLRQARTDLLALPSPDHRMAARATAALGRCLDHLGRTGEAVPVLREAARSLEDLEAYAYEAEALVDLAAIAERPGGDRSRLRDDLARALAIHKDMESPLTGELAERLRAAEEPRRSPPE, translated from the coding sequence GTGGCAATCGAGGTGGCGGCCATCGCCGCGTCGGGAGCGACGAGCACGCTGGTCGGACTCGCGGTCACCGAGGCGTGGACGCGTACGCGGGCCCTCGTCACCCGGCTCTTCAGCCGTCGGCAGGACGACGCCACGGCAGGGGACCAGCAGCTCCAGTCGGCCGTGGAGGAGCTGGCGGCGGCGTTTCAGTCGGAGGACCCGCACTCCCTGGGGGACGCCGCCGACCGGCTGCGGCGCAGGTTGCGCCACTCGCTGCGGGAGGAGTCCCCGGTCGCCGGCGAACTGGTCTCGCTCCTCCGTGACCTGGATCCGGAGGGCGAACGGGAAGGCGCCGGTGCGGCAGCCCCGTTCGTGACCGCCTCGACCGGCATCTCGTACGACGTACCCGCCGCCCCGCGCCCCGGCGGCCCGCCCTCCCAGGTCCCGGTACTGCGCACCCGCTTCGTCAACCGCACGGCGGAGATCACGGATCTGGACGGCTCGTCGGCAGGCGCCACCGCCGTCGCCTCGCACGTCGATGTCCGTGTGCTGGCCGGGCCGCCCGGAGTCGGCAAGTCCGCCCTGGCGCGGCACTGGGCGCACACCATGCGTGAGCACTTCCCCGACGGGCGGCTGTACGTCGACTTCGCGGCGCTGCGGGACCGCGCCGGTGCCGGCGGGGACGTGACGGACGCCGTGGGCCACTGTCTGCGCTCCCTCGGTGTCGACGACTCGCTGCTGCCGCCGTCCCTGGCCGAGCGGACCGCGCTCTTCCGGAGCCGGACGGCCGACCTGCGGGTGCTTCTCGTACTGGACGACGTGACCTCGCCCGCGCAGGTACGGGCCCTGGTCCCGCAGGGGCCCGGGAGCACCGTCCTCGCCACGAGCACCGCGAGGCTCGGCGAACTCGCGCTGGACGGTGCCCGGCCGCTGCCCCTGGAGCCCTTCACGCGGGAGGCCGCGCTTCTCCTGCTGGCCGACCGGTGCGGCGAGGACCGGATCGCCGCCGAGCCGGAGGCCGCGTGCCGGGTCGCCGACCTGTGCTCCGGGCTCCCGGTCGCCCTCCAGGTGGCCGCGGCGCGGCTGGTGAACGAGCGGCGCCTGACGCTGGCCTCGCTCGCCGCCGAACTGGCCGACGACAAGCGCCGGTTGTCCGCCCTGAGCGTGGGGGGCGAGTCCCCCGTCACCGCCGTCCTTGACGCCTCCTACCGGCAGCTGTCACCGGAGCTGGCGCACGGGTACCGGCTTCTCGGCTGGGTCCCCGGCCACTGCTTCGACGCGGCGACAGCCGCTGCCGCGCTCGGCTCCGACGTGGCGGCCGCCCAGCTCCTCCTCGACGTCCTGGAGGACATGAGCCTGCTGGAGACGGCGGAGGACCGCCGGTACCGGTTCCACGGGCTCGTGCGCGTCCACGCCCGTGAGCGTGCGGCCGCCGAGGAGCCCGCGGACGCCGAAGGCGCGGTGGTGCGGCGGGTCCTGACCCACTACCTGGCGCTCACGGCGTTCGCCGACCGCTCGGTGCGCGCCGACCGGACGCGTGCGGCCGACCTCCGTCCGCTGCTCGCGGGGCGCGCCGACCCCTTCGCGGCCCACGCCGGTCCCCGGCCGCTGGACTGGCTGGCGGCCGAGCGGGCCAACATCATGGCGGTGCTGCGCGCAGCCGGTGCCCACCGGCTGTACACGCCCGGATGGCAGCTCGCGGAGTGCTTCACCGTGCTGTTCCTGCACCACAGGCACCTCGGTGACTGGAAGGAGTCCCTGGAGCTGGGCGCCGGGTACGCGCGCTCCGCCGTCGCCCCGGCAGCCGAGGCCCGGCTGCGCAGCCTGCTCTCCCGCCCGCTCATGGACCTCGGCGAGCACGAAAGGGCGGAGCGGGAGCTGACCGCGGCGCTGGCCTGCGCGGAGGTCTCCGGTGACCTGGTGCTGCTCGCGTCCGCGCTGGAGTTCTCGGGCCGCTACTGGGACCGCTTCGATCCGGCCCGTGCGATCGCGGCGTACCGGCGCTCCATGGAGCTGAACCTCCGGGCCGGCGAGGCACGCGGCGCCGCCATCGCCGCCTTCTTCCTCGGGCGGGCCGAGGACGCGAGCGGCGACTTCACCCACGCCCTCGCCACCCTCCGGCAGGCCCGCACGGACCTGCTGGCCCTGCCTTCTCCCGACCACCGCATGGCGGCCCGGGCCACCGCCGCGCTCGGCCGGTGCCTGGACCACCTGGGCCGGACCGGTGAAGCCGTACCCGTCCTGCGAGAGGCCGCGCGGTCGCTGGAGGACCTCGAAGCGTACGCCTACGAAGCCGAGGCCCTGGTCGACCTGGCAGCCATCGCCGAACGCCCGGGCGGCGACCGCTCCCGGCTGCGGGACGACCTGGCCAGGGCCCTGGCCATCCACAAGGACATGGAGAGCCCGCTCACCGGGGAACTGGCCGAGCGGCTGCGCGCCGCGGAGGAGCCGCGCCGTTCGCCTCCCGAGTGA
- a CDS encoding type II toxin-antitoxin system VapC family toxin gives MAVEYEQGLLDTNIMILRKWIDADELPAEMAISAITLAELSAGPHQVRGSGEQSDYEEHAERARRMDVLQRAENEFDPIPFDVEAARIYGRISAAAVSAGRKPRRRVADLMIAATAAAEELPLFTTHPDDFKGLDDLITIVPVSRPEIPHDR, from the coding sequence ATGGCCGTTGAGTACGAGCAGGGCCTGCTCGACACCAACATCATGATCCTGCGCAAGTGGATCGACGCCGACGAGTTGCCCGCCGAGATGGCCATCAGCGCCATCACACTCGCGGAACTCTCCGCGGGCCCCCACCAAGTACGGGGCAGCGGCGAGCAGAGCGACTACGAGGAACACGCCGAGCGGGCCCGCCGCATGGACGTGCTGCAGCGCGCCGAGAACGAGTTCGACCCGATCCCCTTCGACGTGGAGGCGGCCCGTATCTACGGCAGGATCTCCGCCGCCGCCGTCTCCGCAGGCCGCAAGCCCCGTCGCCGTGTGGCCGACCTGATGATCGCCGCCACCGCAGCCGCTGAGGAACTCCCCCTCTTCACCACGCACCCCGACGACTTCAAGGGCCTCGATGACTTGATCACCATCGTGCCCGTATCCCGGCCCGAGATCCCGCATGACCGGTAG
- a CDS encoding Orn/Lys/Arg decarboxylase N-terminal domain-containing protein, with translation MADGTVLVAVAEYPEDAGATAGQLARIAEGIRARGFQVRWVVSVSDAEAVLRTEAGLAAAVVAWDLPSRAGAGAEDGPGGALVLRRIGRRFQDLPVFLVMAEEGLRELPLWVSQSVVGYVWPLEDTPAFIAGRISTAARVYQEALLPPFFKALRRFDDAHEYSWHTPAHSGGVAFLKSPVGRAFHEYFGERLLRSDLSISVEELGSLFEHTGPIGEAERNAARVFGSDRTYFVLHGDSTCNRLVGHFSVTRDEIALVDRNCHKSVLHGLVVSGARPVYLVPSRNGFGLAGPLPPAEIAADSVAARIAESPLTGGAVSSRAQYAVFTNSTYDGLCYDAGAAARAFAAVTPRLHFDEAWFAYARFHPLYAGRYGMSVDEKAFPGPDRPTVFATQSTHKLLAALSQGAMVHVRSAQRAPVEHDRFNETLMMHGTTSPLYPMIASLDVATAMMDGPQGQWLVDEAVSEAVRFRQEMVRLGRRIESAGDRPPWFFGVWQPDEVTDPGSGTRLPFDEAPPELLRTEPSCWHLDPDADWHGFPGLTDGYCMLDPIKVTLTCPGLVATGALSDWGIPARVLTAYLTTRGIVVEKTDSYTTLVLFSMGITKGKWGTLLDALMDFKDLFDGDAPLDRVLPALVTEHPRRYAGRSLRDLCREMHDHLRDARLVELLDLAFQQLPEPVAPPQLCYERLIRGGTERIPLSDAPGRVAAAMITVTPPGIPVLMPGESAGQEDGPLLRYLRALESFDHHFPGFGSETHGVSRDPGTGDYLIECLRPDQQEELAGATTPAQRRGEASARGMG, from the coding sequence ATGGCCGATGGCACGGTTCTGGTCGCGGTGGCGGAGTACCCGGAGGACGCGGGCGCCACCGCCGGACAACTGGCCCGGATCGCCGAGGGGATCCGGGCGCGGGGCTTCCAGGTCCGCTGGGTGGTGAGCGTCTCCGATGCCGAGGCGGTGCTCAGGACGGAAGCCGGTCTGGCCGCTGCGGTGGTCGCCTGGGATCTTCCGTCCCGAGCCGGAGCCGGAGCGGAGGACGGGCCAGGCGGCGCGCTGGTTCTGCGCCGGATCGGGCGCCGGTTCCAGGATCTGCCGGTGTTCCTGGTCATGGCGGAGGAGGGGCTGCGTGAGCTTCCGCTGTGGGTGTCGCAGTCGGTGGTGGGATATGTGTGGCCGCTGGAGGACACGCCGGCGTTCATCGCGGGGCGGATCTCCACCGCCGCGCGCGTCTACCAGGAGGCCCTGCTTCCGCCGTTCTTCAAGGCGCTGCGGCGTTTCGACGACGCGCACGAGTATTCATGGCACACCCCGGCGCACTCCGGCGGTGTGGCCTTCCTCAAATCACCCGTGGGACGGGCCTTCCACGAATACTTCGGGGAGCGGCTGCTGCGCAGCGATCTGTCGATCTCGGTGGAGGAGCTCGGTTCGTTGTTCGAACACACCGGGCCGATCGGCGAGGCGGAGCGTAATGCGGCCCGGGTCTTCGGCTCCGACCGCACCTACTTCGTCCTGCACGGTGATTCCACCTGTAACCGTCTGGTCGGCCACTTCAGCGTGACCCGCGACGAGATCGCGCTGGTGGACCGCAACTGCCACAAATCGGTGCTGCACGGCCTGGTCGTCTCCGGCGCCCGGCCGGTGTACCTGGTCCCGAGCCGCAACGGCTTTGGCCTCGCCGGACCGCTGCCACCGGCTGAGATCGCAGCGGACTCGGTGGCGGCGCGCATCGCGGAGAGCCCCCTGACGGGGGGCGCGGTGTCGTCGCGCGCCCAGTACGCAGTGTTCACCAATTCCACCTATGACGGGCTGTGTTATGACGCGGGGGCGGCGGCCAGGGCTTTCGCGGCCGTCACCCCCCGGCTGCACTTCGACGAGGCCTGGTTCGCCTACGCCCGCTTCCATCCGCTCTATGCGGGGCGCTATGGCATGTCGGTGGACGAGAAGGCGTTCCCCGGCCCTGACCGGCCGACGGTCTTCGCGACCCAGTCCACCCACAAACTGCTGGCCGCCTTGTCGCAGGGCGCCATGGTGCACGTCCGGTCCGCGCAGCGGGCGCCGGTGGAGCACGACCGGTTCAACGAGACACTGATGATGCACGGCACGACGTCGCCGCTGTATCCGATGATCGCCTCGCTGGACGTGGCCACGGCGATGATGGACGGTCCGCAAGGCCAGTGGCTCGTGGACGAGGCAGTGTCGGAGGCGGTTCGCTTCCGGCAGGAGATGGTGCGCCTCGGGCGGCGGATCGAGTCCGCCGGGGACCGGCCGCCCTGGTTCTTCGGGGTGTGGCAGCCGGATGAAGTGACCGACCCCGGCAGCGGGACACGGCTGCCGTTCGACGAGGCCCCGCCGGAGCTGCTGCGGACCGAGCCGTCCTGCTGGCACCTCGACCCCGACGCCGACTGGCACGGCTTCCCCGGTCTGACCGACGGCTACTGCATGCTCGACCCGATCAAGGTCACCCTGACATGCCCAGGGCTCGTCGCGACCGGTGCGCTGTCGGACTGGGGCATCCCGGCTCGGGTGCTCACCGCCTATCTGACCACGCGCGGCATCGTCGTGGAGAAGACCGACAGTTACACCACGCTGGTGTTGTTCTCCATGGGCATCACGAAGGGCAAGTGGGGGACGTTGCTGGACGCCCTGATGGACTTCAAGGACCTCTTCGACGGTGACGCTCCTCTGGACCGTGTCCTGCCCGCCCTGGTCACCGAGCACCCGCGGCGTTACGCGGGACGGAGCCTGCGCGACTTGTGCCGGGAAATGCACGACCACCTGCGCGATGCCCGCCTGGTGGAACTCCTCGACCTGGCCTTTCAGCAGCTTCCGGAACCGGTCGCCCCGCCCCAGCTGTGCTATGAGCGCCTGATCCGTGGCGGCACCGAACGGATCCCGCTGTCGGACGCGCCGGGCCGGGTCGCTGCGGCGATGATCACGGTCACGCCGCCCGGCATCCCGGTCCTCATGCCGGGCGAGAGCGCCGGGCAGGAAGACGGCCCTCTCCTGCGCTACCTCAGGGCCCTGGAGTCCTTCGACCATCACTTCCCCGGCTTCGGCAGCGAGACGCACGGAGTGAGCCGTGACCCCGGCACCGGCGACTATCTGATCGAGTGTCTGCGTCCGGACCAGCAAGAAGAGCTTGCCGGGGCCACGACTCCAGCACAGCGGCGCGGGGAGGCGAGTGCCAGGGGAATGGGCTGA
- a CDS encoding AMP-dependent synthetase/ligase, with translation MGVRKDLRRAQRRSGLADGARVELVRDEHGTVREARTAPLAARATTGSTADIPFVNAHEAPDAVVLRRKQGGRWQPVTAAAFAREVTETAKGLMAAGLEPGGRVALMSRTRYEWAVLDFAIWAAGGQSVPVYATSSAEQIEWIVRDSGARLLIAETAENAATAEAALSASGGTPPRVRHLDGGAMAELTLLGRDVPDEEVTKRRAALTPDTIATLCYTSGTTGRPKGCVLTHGNLHAEAANTVELLHPVFKEITGQVAATLLFLPLAHILGRSLQIACLLARIELGHCPSIKPDELRPELRAFKPTFLVGVPYLFEKIHHTGRATAEKIGRAASFDRAERVGVRFAEAYLDKFLDPRRPGPSLGLRLGWALYELLVYRRIRKEVGGHLRYAISGGSPLDRDLNLFFYAAGIIIYEGYGLTETTAAATITPPLRPRPGTVGLPVPGTAVRIAEDGEVLLKGGIVFSGYWNDPAATDAVLTGEWLATGDLGALDEDGYLTITGRKKDLIVTSGGKNVSPAVLEDRLRSRAPVGQCIVVGDNRSYVAALITLDPEAVGHWLAVRKRPKDTPLAELARDPEMTAEIQKAVDHANAAVSRAESIRRFALVEGEFTEDNGLLTPSLKIKRSAVTAAYAKEIEALYDGGTAPSG, from the coding sequence ATGGGCGTACGCAAGGATCTGAGAAGGGCACAGCGCCGCAGCGGGCTCGCGGACGGCGCCCGGGTCGAACTCGTCAGGGACGAGCACGGCACCGTGCGCGAGGCCCGCACCGCCCCACTGGCCGCGCGGGCCACCACGGGCAGTACCGCCGACATCCCTTTCGTCAACGCGCACGAGGCCCCCGACGCCGTGGTGCTGCGCCGCAAGCAGGGCGGCCGGTGGCAGCCGGTGACGGCGGCGGCCTTCGCCCGCGAGGTGACGGAGACCGCCAAGGGCCTGATGGCGGCGGGCCTCGAACCCGGCGGACGCGTCGCGCTGATGTCGCGCACGCGCTACGAGTGGGCGGTCCTGGACTTCGCGATCTGGGCGGCGGGCGGCCAGAGCGTCCCCGTCTACGCCACCTCGTCGGCGGAGCAGATCGAGTGGATCGTCCGCGACTCGGGCGCCCGCCTCCTGATCGCGGAGACCGCCGAGAACGCGGCGACCGCCGAGGCGGCCCTCAGCGCTTCCGGTGGGACACCACCACGCGTCCGGCACCTCGACGGTGGCGCGATGGCGGAACTGACGCTGCTGGGCAGGGACGTGCCCGACGAGGAGGTGACGAAGCGGCGCGCCGCGCTGACCCCCGACACCATCGCCACCCTCTGCTACACCTCGGGCACCACCGGGCGCCCCAAGGGCTGCGTCCTCACACACGGCAACCTCCACGCCGAGGCGGCCAACACGGTCGAGCTGCTGCACCCCGTCTTCAAGGAGATCACCGGGCAGGTCGCCGCCACGCTCCTCTTCCTGCCGCTCGCCCACATACTGGGCCGCAGCCTCCAGATCGCGTGCCTGCTCGCCCGCATAGAGCTCGGCCACTGCCCGAGCATCAAGCCGGACGAACTCCGGCCGGAACTGCGCGCCTTCAAGCCCACGTTCCTCGTCGGCGTCCCGTACCTCTTCGAGAAGATCCACCACACCGGCCGGGCGACCGCCGAGAAGATCGGCCGCGCCGCGTCCTTCGACCGGGCGGAGCGCGTCGGGGTGCGCTTCGCCGAGGCGTACCTGGACAAGTTCCTCGACCCGCGCCGGCCCGGCCCCTCCCTGGGGCTGCGCCTCGGCTGGGCGCTGTACGAACTCCTCGTCTACCGCCGCATCCGCAAGGAGGTCGGCGGGCACCTGCGGTACGCGATCAGCGGCGGCTCCCCCCTGGACCGCGACCTCAACCTCTTCTTCTACGCCGCCGGGATCATCATCTACGAGGGGTACGGCCTGACGGAGACCACGGCCGCCGCCACCATCACGCCACCGCTGAGGCCGCGCCCCGGCACGGTCGGGCTGCCCGTGCCCGGCACGGCCGTGCGCATCGCGGAGGACGGCGAGGTGCTGCTCAAGGGCGGCATCGTCTTCAGCGGCTACTGGAACGACCCGGCGGCGACGGACGCCGTGCTCACCGGCGAGTGGCTGGCCACCGGCGACCTGGGCGCGCTCGACGAGGACGGCTACCTCACCATCACCGGCCGCAAGAAGGACCTCATCGTCACCTCCGGCGGCAAGAACGTCTCCCCCGCCGTCCTGGAGGACCGCCTGCGCAGCCGGGCGCCCGTGGGGCAGTGCATCGTCGTAGGGGACAACCGCTCCTACGTCGCCGCGCTCATCACCCTGGACCCCGAGGCCGTCGGCCACTGGCTCGCCGTACGCAAGCGCCCCAAGGACACGCCTCTCGCGGAGCTGGCCCGGGACCCGGAGATGACCGCGGAGATCCAGAAGGCGGTGGACCACGCCAACGCGGCGGTCTCCAGGGCCGAGTCCATCCGCAGGTTCGCCCTCGTCGAAGGGGAGTTCACGGAGGACAACGGGCTGCTCACCCCGTCCCTGAAGATCAAACGGAGCGCGGTGACGGCGGCGTACGCCAAGGAGATCGAGGCGCTGTACGACGGGGGCACGGCACCCAGCGGCTGA
- a CDS encoding SCP2 sterol-binding domain-containing protein → MADDISRIAGLDFASVTPEEFARIVKGLSDKEIAGIARDGALRKRVLDEVFRRMERQFRPEAAGSLAALLRWRVTGSGDNPEVVYETRIADGVCTVREGRSEAEPRVTFVMGDAPFLKLVSGNASPVTLFMLRKVKVAGDVALAAGLTRYFDIPGRPGA, encoded by the coding sequence GTGGCGGACGACATCAGCAGGATCGCCGGACTGGATTTCGCGAGCGTCACCCCGGAGGAGTTCGCCCGCATCGTGAAGGGCCTCTCCGACAAGGAGATAGCCGGGATCGCCCGCGACGGAGCCCTGCGCAAGCGCGTCCTGGACGAGGTCTTCCGGCGCATGGAGCGGCAGTTCAGGCCGGAGGCGGCCGGCTCGCTGGCGGCGCTGCTCCGGTGGCGGGTCACGGGCAGCGGTGACAACCCCGAGGTCGTGTACGAGACGCGGATCGCGGACGGCGTCTGCACCGTGCGGGAGGGGCGTTCGGAGGCGGAGCCACGGGTCACGTTCGTCATGGGCGACGCCCCGTTCCTCAAGCTCGTCTCGGGCAACGCCAGTCCCGTCACGCTGTTCATGCTGCGCAAGGTCAAGGTCGCGGGGGATGTCGCGCTGGCGGCGGGGCTCACGCGGTACTTCGACATCCCCGGGCGGCCGGGCGCGTGA